A section of the Cottoperca gobio chromosome 17, fCotGob3.1, whole genome shotgun sequence genome encodes:
- the LOC115022045 gene encoding serine/threonine-protein kinase tousled-like 1-B isoform X2: MSVQSNSGSGGGSLEATPSWSQLSSSPTISQQHITATAKSKEAPMEELHSLDPRRQELLEARFTGAVSGNTGGSTGSTSGGAKGLANESSNHSYGSLGSSSDKESENSDLKRGSSPAYSTPEKKHSESSRGRKRKADTYSESSQGKTSTRGPKISDYFDGGNGSSPVRGLPSARRSPQNSHSAPGSIIRQNSSSPTSLCFGEHNKASSTKCVQTELTGLKLAALESNKSLDLEKKEGRIDDLLRANCDLRRQIDEQQKLLEKYKERLNKCITMSKKLLIEKLRLGPTPEGNILSSTQEKQSCREKSMQDRLRLGHFTTVRHGASYTEQWTDGYAFQNLIKQQEGINQQREDIERQRKLLAKRKPPNPASPSLSVASTSEPKQRKTKVVNGNDSDPFLKPSLPQLLTLAEYHEQEEIFKLRLGHLKKEEAEIQAELERLERVRNLHIRELKRINNEDSSAFKDHPTLNERYLLLHLLGRGGFSEVYKAFDLFEQRYAAVKIHQLNKNWREEKKENYHKHACREYRIHKQLDHPRIVKLYDYFSLDTDTFCTVLEFCEGNDLDFYLKQNKLMSEKEARSIVMQIVSALRYLNEIKPPIIHYDLKPGNILLVDGTACGEIKITDFGLSKIMDDDNYGVDGMDLTSQGAGTYWYLPPECFVVGKEPPKISNKVDVWSVGVIFFQCLYGRKPFGHNQSQQDILQENTILKATEVQFPAKPQASTEAKAFIRRCLAYRKEDRFDVHQLCSDSYLLPHMRRTNSSGSLQPSASSLATY; the protein is encoded by the exons ATGAGTGTCCAAAGTAACAGTGGAAGTGGTGGTGGAAGTTTGGAGGCGACGCCATCTTGGTCGCAGCTCTCCTCGTCCCCAACGATTTCTCAACAACATATAACGGCGACCGCAAAGAGCAAGGAAG CCCCAATGGAGGAGCTGCACAGCCTGGACCCCAGGAgacaggagctgctggaggccAGGTTCACAGGAGCTGTCAGTGGCAACACAGGAGGCAGCACTGGGAGCACCAGTGGCGGTGCTAAG GGTCTGGCCAATGAGTCCTCTAACCACAGCTATGGCAGTCTGGGCTCCTCGAGCGACAAGGAGTCGGag AACTCTGATTTGAAAAGAGGGAGCTCCCCCGCCTACTCA ACCCCGGAGAAGAAGCACTCTGAATCGTCCAGAGGGAGGAAAAGGAAAGCTGACACCTATTCAGAGAGTAGTCAAG GAAAAACCTCAACACGTGGGCCCAAGATCAGCGACTACTTTGAT GGTGGGAATGGTTCCAGTCCAGTCAGAGGCCTCCCATCAGCTCGCCGCTCTCCACAGAACTCGCACTCTGCCCCGGGCTCAATC ATCCGGCAGAATAGCTCTTCTCCTACGAGTCTGTGTTTTGGGGAACACAATAAAGCTTCCTCCACCAAGTGTGTTCAG acGGAGTTAACGGGCCTGAAACTTGCTGCTCTGGAGAGCAACAAGAGTCTGGACctagaaaaaaaagaggggCGAATAGATGACCTGCTCAGG GCTAACTGTGACCTGCGGAGACAAATAGATGAACAGCAGAAACTCCTGGAGAAATACAAGGAGAGGCTGAATAAGTGCATCACCATGAGCAAGAAGCTGCTTATAGAGAAG CTCCGCCTTGGTCCAACTCCTGAGGGGAACATTCTGTCT AGCACCCAGGAGAAGCAGTCGTGTCGTGAGAAGAGCATGCAGGACCGGCTCCGCCTCGGTCACTTCACCACTGTCCGACACGGAGCGTCCTACACGGAGCAGTGGACGGACGGATACGCATTCCAGAACCTGATCAA GCAACAGGAGGGCATCAACCAGCAGAGGGAGGACATAGAGCGACAGAGGAAGCTGCTGGCCAAGAGGAAGCCTCCAAACCCTGCGTCTCCCTCGCTCTCGGTTGCCTCCACCTCTGAACCCAAGCAGCGCAAAACTAAAGTGGTCAACGGCAACGACTCTGACCCCTTCCTCAAGCCCTCCTTGCCCCAGCT ACTGACCCTCGCTGAGTACCACGAGCAGGAAGAGATCTTCAAGCTTCGCCTTGGACATCTAAAGAAG GAGGAAGCTGAGATCCAGGCAGAGCTGGAGCGGTTGGAGCGGGTGAGGAACCTCCACATCCGAGAGCTGAAGAGGATAAACAACGAGGACAGCTCAGC GTTTAAAGACCATCCTACCCTGAACGAGAGgtacctgctgctgcacttgCTGGGCAGGGGCGGCTTCAGTGAAGTCTACAAG GCTTTTGACCTGTTTGAGCAGCGCTACGCAGCTGTTAAAATCCACCAGCTCAACAAGAactggagagaggagaaaaaggagaactACCACAA GCATGCATGCAGGGAGTACCGGATACACAAGCAGCTGGACCATCCCAGAATAGTCAAACTATATGACTATTTCTCCCTGGATACTGACAC GTTCTGTACAGTTCTGGAGTTCTGTGAAGGCAACGACCTGGACTTCTACCTGAAGCAAAACAAGCTGATGTCAGAGAAGGAGGCCCGCTCCATTGTCATGCAGATTGTCAGCGCCCTGCGCTACCTCAACGAAATCAAACCCCCCATCATCCACTACGACCTCAAACCTG GGAACATCTTATTGGTGGATGGAACTGCGTGTGGAGAAATCAAAATCACAGACTTTGGTCTTTCTAAGATTATGGATGATGATAACTACGGCGTGGACGGGATGGACCTCACATCACAGGGAGCTGGAACCTactg gtaCCTTCCTCCAGAGTGTTTTGTGGTGGGGAAGGAGCCACCTAAAATCTCCAACAAGGTGGACGTCTGGTCTGTGGGAGTGATCTTCTTCCAGTGCCTCTACGGACGCAAG CCGTTTGGTCACAACCAGTCACAGCAGGACATTCTCCAGGAAAACACCATCCTTAAAGCTACAGAGGTCCAGTTCCCTGCTAAACCACAGGCTAGCACAGAGGccaag GCGTTTATCCGGCGCTGTCTCGCCTACCGCAAGGAGGACCGGTtcgatgttcaccagctgtgCTCGGACTCCTACCTCCTCCCTCACATGAGACGTACAAACTCCTCCGGCTCCCTGCAGCCCTCCGCCTCATCTCTCGCTACCTACTGA
- the LOC115022045 gene encoding serine/threonine-protein kinase tousled-like 1-B isoform X1: MSVQSNSGSGGGSLEATPSWSQLSSSPTISQQHITATAKSKEAPMEELHSLDPRRQELLEARFTGAVSGNTGGSTGSTSGGAKGLANESSNHSYGSLGSSSDKESENSDLKRGSSPAYSTPEKKHSESSRGRKRKADTYSESSQGKTSTRGPKISDYFDFQGGNGSSPVRGLPSARRSPQNSHSAPGSIIRQNSSSPTSLCFGEHNKASSTKCVQTELTGLKLAALESNKSLDLEKKEGRIDDLLRANCDLRRQIDEQQKLLEKYKERLNKCITMSKKLLIEKLRLGPTPEGNILSSTQEKQSCREKSMQDRLRLGHFTTVRHGASYTEQWTDGYAFQNLIKQQEGINQQREDIERQRKLLAKRKPPNPASPSLSVASTSEPKQRKTKVVNGNDSDPFLKPSLPQLLTLAEYHEQEEIFKLRLGHLKKEEAEIQAELERLERVRNLHIRELKRINNEDSSAFKDHPTLNERYLLLHLLGRGGFSEVYKAFDLFEQRYAAVKIHQLNKNWREEKKENYHKHACREYRIHKQLDHPRIVKLYDYFSLDTDTFCTVLEFCEGNDLDFYLKQNKLMSEKEARSIVMQIVSALRYLNEIKPPIIHYDLKPGNILLVDGTACGEIKITDFGLSKIMDDDNYGVDGMDLTSQGAGTYWYLPPECFVVGKEPPKISNKVDVWSVGVIFFQCLYGRKPFGHNQSQQDILQENTILKATEVQFPAKPQASTEAKAFIRRCLAYRKEDRFDVHQLCSDSYLLPHMRRTNSSGSLQPSASSLATY; this comes from the exons ATGAGTGTCCAAAGTAACAGTGGAAGTGGTGGTGGAAGTTTGGAGGCGACGCCATCTTGGTCGCAGCTCTCCTCGTCCCCAACGATTTCTCAACAACATATAACGGCGACCGCAAAGAGCAAGGAAG CCCCAATGGAGGAGCTGCACAGCCTGGACCCCAGGAgacaggagctgctggaggccAGGTTCACAGGAGCTGTCAGTGGCAACACAGGAGGCAGCACTGGGAGCACCAGTGGCGGTGCTAAG GGTCTGGCCAATGAGTCCTCTAACCACAGCTATGGCAGTCTGGGCTCCTCGAGCGACAAGGAGTCGGag AACTCTGATTTGAAAAGAGGGAGCTCCCCCGCCTACTCA ACCCCGGAGAAGAAGCACTCTGAATCGTCCAGAGGGAGGAAAAGGAAAGCTGACACCTATTCAGAGAGTAGTCAAG GAAAAACCTCAACACGTGGGCCCAAGATCAGCGACTACTTTGAT TTTCAGGGTGGGAATGGTTCCAGTCCAGTCAGAGGCCTCCCATCAGCTCGCCGCTCTCCACAGAACTCGCACTCTGCCCCGGGCTCAATC ATCCGGCAGAATAGCTCTTCTCCTACGAGTCTGTGTTTTGGGGAACACAATAAAGCTTCCTCCACCAAGTGTGTTCAG acGGAGTTAACGGGCCTGAAACTTGCTGCTCTGGAGAGCAACAAGAGTCTGGACctagaaaaaaaagaggggCGAATAGATGACCTGCTCAGG GCTAACTGTGACCTGCGGAGACAAATAGATGAACAGCAGAAACTCCTGGAGAAATACAAGGAGAGGCTGAATAAGTGCATCACCATGAGCAAGAAGCTGCTTATAGAGAAG CTCCGCCTTGGTCCAACTCCTGAGGGGAACATTCTGTCT AGCACCCAGGAGAAGCAGTCGTGTCGTGAGAAGAGCATGCAGGACCGGCTCCGCCTCGGTCACTTCACCACTGTCCGACACGGAGCGTCCTACACGGAGCAGTGGACGGACGGATACGCATTCCAGAACCTGATCAA GCAACAGGAGGGCATCAACCAGCAGAGGGAGGACATAGAGCGACAGAGGAAGCTGCTGGCCAAGAGGAAGCCTCCAAACCCTGCGTCTCCCTCGCTCTCGGTTGCCTCCACCTCTGAACCCAAGCAGCGCAAAACTAAAGTGGTCAACGGCAACGACTCTGACCCCTTCCTCAAGCCCTCCTTGCCCCAGCT ACTGACCCTCGCTGAGTACCACGAGCAGGAAGAGATCTTCAAGCTTCGCCTTGGACATCTAAAGAAG GAGGAAGCTGAGATCCAGGCAGAGCTGGAGCGGTTGGAGCGGGTGAGGAACCTCCACATCCGAGAGCTGAAGAGGATAAACAACGAGGACAGCTCAGC GTTTAAAGACCATCCTACCCTGAACGAGAGgtacctgctgctgcacttgCTGGGCAGGGGCGGCTTCAGTGAAGTCTACAAG GCTTTTGACCTGTTTGAGCAGCGCTACGCAGCTGTTAAAATCCACCAGCTCAACAAGAactggagagaggagaaaaaggagaactACCACAA GCATGCATGCAGGGAGTACCGGATACACAAGCAGCTGGACCATCCCAGAATAGTCAAACTATATGACTATTTCTCCCTGGATACTGACAC GTTCTGTACAGTTCTGGAGTTCTGTGAAGGCAACGACCTGGACTTCTACCTGAAGCAAAACAAGCTGATGTCAGAGAAGGAGGCCCGCTCCATTGTCATGCAGATTGTCAGCGCCCTGCGCTACCTCAACGAAATCAAACCCCCCATCATCCACTACGACCTCAAACCTG GGAACATCTTATTGGTGGATGGAACTGCGTGTGGAGAAATCAAAATCACAGACTTTGGTCTTTCTAAGATTATGGATGATGATAACTACGGCGTGGACGGGATGGACCTCACATCACAGGGAGCTGGAACCTactg gtaCCTTCCTCCAGAGTGTTTTGTGGTGGGGAAGGAGCCACCTAAAATCTCCAACAAGGTGGACGTCTGGTCTGTGGGAGTGATCTTCTTCCAGTGCCTCTACGGACGCAAG CCGTTTGGTCACAACCAGTCACAGCAGGACATTCTCCAGGAAAACACCATCCTTAAAGCTACAGAGGTCCAGTTCCCTGCTAAACCACAGGCTAGCACAGAGGccaag GCGTTTATCCGGCGCTGTCTCGCCTACCGCAAGGAGGACCGGTtcgatgttcaccagctgtgCTCGGACTCCTACCTCCTCCCTCACATGAGACGTACAAACTCCTCCGGCTCCCTGCAGCCCTCCGCCTCATCTCTCGCTACCTACTGA
- the LOC115022045 gene encoding serine/threonine-protein kinase tousled-like 1-B isoform X3 gives MSVQSNSGSGGGSLEATPSWSQLSSSPTISQQHITATAKSKEAPMEELHSLDPRRQELLEARFTGAVSGNTGGSTGSTSGGAKGLANESSNHSYGSLGSSSDKESENSDLKRGSSPAYSTPEKKHSESSRGRKRKADTYSESSQGKTSTRGPKISDYFDFQGGNGSSPVRGLPSARRSPQNSHSAPGSIIRQNSSSPTSLCFGEHNKASSTKCVQTELTGLKLAALESNKSLDLEKKEGRIDDLLRANCDLRRQIDEQQKLLEKYKERLNKCITMSKKLLIEKSTQEKQSCREKSMQDRLRLGHFTTVRHGASYTEQWTDGYAFQNLIKQQEGINQQREDIERQRKLLAKRKPPNPASPSLSVASTSEPKQRKTKVVNGNDSDPFLKPSLPQLLTLAEYHEQEEIFKLRLGHLKKEEAEIQAELERLERVRNLHIRELKRINNEDSSAFKDHPTLNERYLLLHLLGRGGFSEVYKAFDLFEQRYAAVKIHQLNKNWREEKKENYHKHACREYRIHKQLDHPRIVKLYDYFSLDTDTFCTVLEFCEGNDLDFYLKQNKLMSEKEARSIVMQIVSALRYLNEIKPPIIHYDLKPGNILLVDGTACGEIKITDFGLSKIMDDDNYGVDGMDLTSQGAGTYWYLPPECFVVGKEPPKISNKVDVWSVGVIFFQCLYGRKPFGHNQSQQDILQENTILKATEVQFPAKPQASTEAKAFIRRCLAYRKEDRFDVHQLCSDSYLLPHMRRTNSSGSLQPSASSLATY, from the exons ATGAGTGTCCAAAGTAACAGTGGAAGTGGTGGTGGAAGTTTGGAGGCGACGCCATCTTGGTCGCAGCTCTCCTCGTCCCCAACGATTTCTCAACAACATATAACGGCGACCGCAAAGAGCAAGGAAG CCCCAATGGAGGAGCTGCACAGCCTGGACCCCAGGAgacaggagctgctggaggccAGGTTCACAGGAGCTGTCAGTGGCAACACAGGAGGCAGCACTGGGAGCACCAGTGGCGGTGCTAAG GGTCTGGCCAATGAGTCCTCTAACCACAGCTATGGCAGTCTGGGCTCCTCGAGCGACAAGGAGTCGGag AACTCTGATTTGAAAAGAGGGAGCTCCCCCGCCTACTCA ACCCCGGAGAAGAAGCACTCTGAATCGTCCAGAGGGAGGAAAAGGAAAGCTGACACCTATTCAGAGAGTAGTCAAG GAAAAACCTCAACACGTGGGCCCAAGATCAGCGACTACTTTGAT TTTCAGGGTGGGAATGGTTCCAGTCCAGTCAGAGGCCTCCCATCAGCTCGCCGCTCTCCACAGAACTCGCACTCTGCCCCGGGCTCAATC ATCCGGCAGAATAGCTCTTCTCCTACGAGTCTGTGTTTTGGGGAACACAATAAAGCTTCCTCCACCAAGTGTGTTCAG acGGAGTTAACGGGCCTGAAACTTGCTGCTCTGGAGAGCAACAAGAGTCTGGACctagaaaaaaaagaggggCGAATAGATGACCTGCTCAGG GCTAACTGTGACCTGCGGAGACAAATAGATGAACAGCAGAAACTCCTGGAGAAATACAAGGAGAGGCTGAATAAGTGCATCACCATGAGCAAGAAGCTGCTTATAGAGAAG AGCACCCAGGAGAAGCAGTCGTGTCGTGAGAAGAGCATGCAGGACCGGCTCCGCCTCGGTCACTTCACCACTGTCCGACACGGAGCGTCCTACACGGAGCAGTGGACGGACGGATACGCATTCCAGAACCTGATCAA GCAACAGGAGGGCATCAACCAGCAGAGGGAGGACATAGAGCGACAGAGGAAGCTGCTGGCCAAGAGGAAGCCTCCAAACCCTGCGTCTCCCTCGCTCTCGGTTGCCTCCACCTCTGAACCCAAGCAGCGCAAAACTAAAGTGGTCAACGGCAACGACTCTGACCCCTTCCTCAAGCCCTCCTTGCCCCAGCT ACTGACCCTCGCTGAGTACCACGAGCAGGAAGAGATCTTCAAGCTTCGCCTTGGACATCTAAAGAAG GAGGAAGCTGAGATCCAGGCAGAGCTGGAGCGGTTGGAGCGGGTGAGGAACCTCCACATCCGAGAGCTGAAGAGGATAAACAACGAGGACAGCTCAGC GTTTAAAGACCATCCTACCCTGAACGAGAGgtacctgctgctgcacttgCTGGGCAGGGGCGGCTTCAGTGAAGTCTACAAG GCTTTTGACCTGTTTGAGCAGCGCTACGCAGCTGTTAAAATCCACCAGCTCAACAAGAactggagagaggagaaaaaggagaactACCACAA GCATGCATGCAGGGAGTACCGGATACACAAGCAGCTGGACCATCCCAGAATAGTCAAACTATATGACTATTTCTCCCTGGATACTGACAC GTTCTGTACAGTTCTGGAGTTCTGTGAAGGCAACGACCTGGACTTCTACCTGAAGCAAAACAAGCTGATGTCAGAGAAGGAGGCCCGCTCCATTGTCATGCAGATTGTCAGCGCCCTGCGCTACCTCAACGAAATCAAACCCCCCATCATCCACTACGACCTCAAACCTG GGAACATCTTATTGGTGGATGGAACTGCGTGTGGAGAAATCAAAATCACAGACTTTGGTCTTTCTAAGATTATGGATGATGATAACTACGGCGTGGACGGGATGGACCTCACATCACAGGGAGCTGGAACCTactg gtaCCTTCCTCCAGAGTGTTTTGTGGTGGGGAAGGAGCCACCTAAAATCTCCAACAAGGTGGACGTCTGGTCTGTGGGAGTGATCTTCTTCCAGTGCCTCTACGGACGCAAG CCGTTTGGTCACAACCAGTCACAGCAGGACATTCTCCAGGAAAACACCATCCTTAAAGCTACAGAGGTCCAGTTCCCTGCTAAACCACAGGCTAGCACAGAGGccaag GCGTTTATCCGGCGCTGTCTCGCCTACCGCAAGGAGGACCGGTtcgatgttcaccagctgtgCTCGGACTCCTACCTCCTCCCTCACATGAGACGTACAAACTCCTCCGGCTCCCTGCAGCCCTCCGCCTCATCTCTCGCTACCTACTGA